The Chlamydia sp. 04-14 DNA segment TGGAAAATGGTTCTAGTATTGCTGAACCTTGTGAATCTTCAGGCGTTCCTTTTGCTTGTACCGAAGGCGTTTGCGGTACCTGCGTTATTGAAGTCTTAGAAGGACAAGAAAATCTTTCTGATTTCACTAATGAAGAAAAAGACTTTCTTGGTGAACCTGAGGATTCCAATGAACGTTTGGCCTGTCAGTGCAAAATCAACGGTGGATGCGTTAAAGTCACTTTTTAAGTCCCAATCTTAAAATAATAAGTAATATTAAAATATTTACGTTCGAGCAACTGTAAATATCTTGATGTTTTTGTTTATCAAATCAAGAAAAAAAGATTTCATTTACATATAGAGGTATTCTCTTTCTCTCCTGGCCTTTCAGAGACAAATTTCTTGAAAAAAAACTTCCTATATCTTAGGGAAGATATGCTTTAAAATATTGATTATGTTTAGCTTTTAAAAAAATCAATATCTTATGTCACAACTTATCAACACTCATGGCTCGTCTCACCCTATTCCCGAGACGCCTTTCTCCGCAATACAACGCAATCAAAATAAGCAGGGAGTCGCTAAGAGGGTAGCTCTTGCTACTGTTGCTGCTTTATCTCTTGTGGGGCTTGTGACAACCCTAGCCTTGGCTATTACCCTATCCATGCCACCTCTTGCGGCCGCTGTAGTGGTATTCTCTATAATCGCTGTAGCCTGCTGTGTTCTTCTCAAGAAGAAACCCACAAGAGTCGCTCCTCTTCCTGAATCCCTAGAAGGGAAAACCCCCGAGCGTCCTGGTCTAACTATTCCGCAATTTACCCCACCACCTTCGCCTCGACCGCTAGGTCGTACCGAAGGACAACCTTCTCCTGTCCCCACACCAATACAGACTCCTGCACCCACACCACCGCCTCAGGATCTACCTGTATCTGTGGATCAAGTAGCCTCTATCGATATACCTGCATCCTTATTACCTATTCCTAGCGCTCAGCAATTACTTGATGGTTGGACACAACTACCCTCCCCAGCCTCTATTAACACACCTAGATTTGAGGCTATTGATGCCACCACCACCTTCAAAGGATGGAAATGCCCCAATACTAAAACTATCCTAGTATCTACTTGCGGTGACATTACCAAACCAAGGTTTAAAACAGAGGGTCTTTTCCCTATGTTGGTGAATGCTGCTAATAACATTATGTTCAGAGGGGGATCTGGAACAAATCACTTCTTTACAAAAGCAGTAAACGAACGAGGATGGAACAATTCTAAAGAAAATAAGGGCGAGTTACAAGTTGGTGAGTGTAGTGCAGGAAAATGGATAAATTCTGATGGCACAACCAATGACAGTGATCCTGCAGGCCCGGCACTCCTTGCACAACTTTTAGGACCTACAGCTCGTCAGTTAAACAACGATCCTGAAAGATGCTATCATGTTGTTACTCAAGCGTATAACAACTGCTTCGCTAAGGCTTTACAAAAAGGCTCTAAGTATGTCCAGGTACCTCTGATCTCGTCCAGTGCTTTTGCTCCAGGAGAAGGATTAACTGTTAACGGACGCAGTGTTCGCAATCAATGGATAGACAATGTAAAAGCTGCTTTGGTAACTGCCGCTCAAAACTTCGCAATGCAAAATCCCGGCGTAGATATGATTATTGTCGTTACTGATATAGGTAACCCGCCTTTAGGGTAGAGCAAACCAAGAAAAGTCGTGCATCTTAAATAAGAATCTTATTTGAGGTGCATGATAATTTTTCCTTCAGGACAACCATTCTCCTTTCTTATAGGCCCCTAGACCTGTTACTTAAATAGGACTTTAGAAAATAGATAGAGATTTTCTACTAGTTAGTTCTAAGATCCTTCAAGAATAGTCTCCTAATTAAAATCTAAGTTGCCAACTTTGTTGTGCAGCATCTACTATATTCGCAAACATTAGATAATAAGATATAAGCAATTAAGAAAATACACATGAAACTATAATAAAGCGTTACTTTTGCTTAAAATATAGATTTTACGATTTTTCCTTCGCTCACTGCAAATATACGGGTTAACGTTAAAGCACCCTAATTTATGACTACATGACAAACATCTCTATTGCCCCATCCCTTGAACAGACACAGCATACATCCGAAATGCTTCCTAAAAAAAGTTGTGAGGCATCAAGAGTTTTCCACATTATTACGCTTATCATTACAGCTTTAGCAACACTTGGAGGAATCATTTCTTCTGTAATTACAGGAATTCTCCCTCTTCTTTCTATCTGTGCTCTAGCTATTCCACTACTCCTTATATCCTCTTTTCTTCTTAGAAGATCGTGTTTACAAACTAAAACACCCGAAAAAATAGATATAAAAACGCTTCCTAAAAGCTTACCCCTCCTCTTTGAAATTAATGAAAATACAAGGCACACAAGAATCTTGGAACAATACGGAGAAGTAGTTACAGACTGGAATAGTCTACCCCGTATTTTTGGAGAAACCACGCCCTCTCTACTTAATAAGACCTGGAAAATTAACCACTCAAAAACAGTTCTATTTACCACCACAGGAGTTATCTATTCTCCGCGTGTTCATTGCTGTTGCAATCTTCTGATCGTGTTAGAACATAATACAAGCATTTCAGACTTGGATACGTTAAATATTTCTTGTGAAATTCCCAACATACAAGAGGGGCAGTGTGTTTCTATGCCTTGGGAAAACTCTGACGGATCTAGGAATAAGAAGAAGCTGGGATTACCAAATTTTCTAGGTTTCATCCGAGGACCTGATCCAGAATCTTATAATCATCATCCCGCCGTTGCTTTTGCTCTAGCAAAAACGGCCTATGAAAATTGTCTAAATGAGGCTGTCAATCAGGGTGCTGATATGATTCAAGTCCCCCTGATAGCCACAACACCAGCTCAGATCTCTCAAAATCCTCAAGAAGCTGCTTCTTGGAAAGCAGCTATACAAACAGCTTTAGTTGCTGCATTAACTAAATTCGCAATCTCAAATCCCGAAACAATTATGAACGTTGTTGTTGTGAGTTCTCCTGGATTAGGACTTTCACTATAAAATTAAAAGCATAAACAACTAACTCTGAATATAATATAAATTTATTAAATAAAGA contains these protein-coding regions:
- a CDS encoding ATPase, with the translated sequence MSQLINTHGSSHPIPETPFSAIQRNQNKQGVAKRVALATVAALSLVGLVTTLALAITLSMPPLAAAVVVFSIIAVACCVLLKKKPTRVAPLPESLEGKTPERPGLTIPQFTPPPSPRPLGRTEGQPSPVPTPIQTPAPTPPPQDLPVSVDQVASIDIPASLLPIPSAQQLLDGWTQLPSPASINTPRFEAIDATTTFKGWKCPNTKTILVSTCGDITKPRFKTEGLFPMLVNAANNIMFRGGSGTNHFFTKAVNERGWNNSKENKGELQVGECSAGKWINSDGTTNDSDPAGPALLAQLLGPTARQLNNDPERCYHVVTQAYNNCFAKALQKGSKYVQVPLISSSAFAPGEGLTVNGRSVRNQWIDNVKAALVTAAQNFAMQNPGVDMIIVVTDIGNPPLG
- a CDS encoding 2Fe-2S iron-sulfur cluster-binding protein; the protein is MAKLIISSDDETQEFELENGSSIAEPCESSGVPFACTEGVCGTCVIEVLEGQENLSDFTNEEKDFLGEPEDSNERLACQCKINGGCVKVTF